The genomic window TCAATTAAAGTACAAAAAGAAACAGCTACCCTTTCCATTCTCGGATTCTACCGAGATATGGCCGCCATGCAAGGTGATTATTTGCTTACAGATGCTTAAACCGATACCCGAGCCGGAGGGCTTGGTGGTAAAGAAAGGTACAAAAACCCGGTCGATAACCTCGGGTAAGACACCGATACCGTTGTCTCGCACGGTAAAGACAAGTTCGTTTCCCTCCCGCTGAGCCGCCACGATAATCTCAGGGTTTGACTTTTCCGCACAAGCCTCACAAGCATTCTTCACTAAGTTCAAGAAGACCTGCTCCATCTGCGCCCGATCCGCGAACCATTCCAGAGGCTCGTCCGGCAAGCGGAAACGGATAGAAGGCTCAGGGCACAAACGCCTTAAATCCGAAAAGAAATCTTTCACTAAGATACGGGTCTTTACCGGAGAGGCGATCCGGGTCAATCTCCGGTAATTCTCAACGAAATCCAGCAACCCTTTACTCCGGCGATGGATGACATTTACCCCATGCTGGATATACGAACGATTCCGGACATCATCCGGATCTGCTTTGCAACGTTTGCTCAAGGTCTCGGACAACGAGATAACGGGTGTGATGGAGTTCATGATCTCGTGCGTCAAGACACGGATCAATTTCTGCCAAGCCTCCATCTCATTCCGCTCCAAGGTAGAATGGATGTTCTTCAAGCTGACGATCCAACGCTCGCAACCTCGCAAGTCGATACGAGTGGCATCGATCGCCCAATCTTGCGGAACGGATGGTTTTCCGTAACGCACCACCGTCTTCCCCGCCTTGATAGCCTCCAAAAACTCATTGGGTAACCGACACCTCGTATCCAGCAACGCGTCGGCGGTCCGGTTCTTCCATTCAATAGCCCCTTCCTTGTCGGTAACAAGTACGGCTGTATCCACCTTATTCAACAGGCTCTCAAAATACTGCCGCCTCACCTCCTCGTCCATCAATCGGCCACGCAAGGATCGCAGGGCTGCGGACAAATCGTCCGCCAACTCCCGCATCACCTTATCCTCGTAAG from Parabacteroides distasonis ATCC 8503 includes these protein-coding regions:
- a CDS encoding sensor histidine kinase, with protein sequence MRSYAFTVISHILGIVLSTGLLFYCVHEEIIFCPTFCGIAILYFSIHLYFIQMRQVKYWRYVVDCLRQQDLIQIVRSPYEDKVMRELADDLSAALRSLRGRLMDEEVRRQYFESLLNKVDTAVLVTDKEGAIEWKNRTADALLDTRCRLPNEFLEAIKAGKTVVRYGKPSVPQDWAIDATRIDLRGCERWIVSLKNIHSTLERNEMEAWQKLIRVLTHEIMNSITPVISLSETLSKRCKADPDDVRNRSYIQHGVNVIHRRSKGLLDFVENYRRLTRIASPVKTRILVKDFFSDLRRLCPEPSIRFRLPDEPLEWFADRAQMEQVFLNLVKNACEACAEKSNPEIIVAAQREGNELVFTVRDNGIGVLPEVIDRVFVPFFTTKPSGSGIGLSICKQIITLHGGHISVESENGKGSCFFLYFN